In the genome of Cryptomeria japonica chromosome 8, Sugi_1.0, whole genome shotgun sequence, one region contains:
- the LOC131072425 gene encoding ABC transporter G family member 4: MGSDSIQVKLRPVAPIAQTGAFGYQDKLNEKDLECSQRFDSNIFCSNSDSPTDSISSSSNSEAVDGDNGEPISVDDVHFKKQLHPPAMVRKKSYEIKVRNLSYGIVIDKPSFYMFHPCRSERPVHQILKNISCDAKPGEILAIVGPSGAGKSTLLEILAGRIRLSRKKGDPLDRRIMVNDKPVNPSWFRRISGYVTQEDALLPLLTVKETLMFSARFRLPPSLSKEEKEAKVESLLSELGLVHVSNTRIGDESIRGVSGGERRRVSIGVDVIHDPAVLLLDEPTSGLDSAAALNVVEMLHAMAKNSHNRTIILTIHQPSYRILSLISSLLLLSKGSVAHHGSLESLQNSLISGGRKIPAQLNALEYAMEMISEGIMLAQDYDHDGVGFDKPANTAEDGVLMALDIESVLCIEDPFLGTSPQDDTLYVVDDDCAGDTVSYANSRCSEICTLSSRFCKIIYRTQQLFLARTLQAVVAGLGLGSVYLKVGYNQRGLDERLGFFAFTLTFLLSSTTEALPIFLQERQILMRETSRGAYRVSSYVISNTLVFLPFLLIVAILFAVPVYWLVGLSNTYNAFLFFLFTVWLIVLMANSLVVFLSALAPDFITGNSLIFTVLGAFFLFSGYFISKDNIPKYWIFMHYISLYKYPLDSLLINEYSSLSQKCFSWYPELNLCALTGQDILKQRGLQEGRKWMNVEIMVGFFIFYRILCYVILKRRASKAKR, encoded by the coding sequence ATGGGTTCTGATAGTATTCAAGTCAAGCTTCGTCCAGTGGCACCCATTGCTCAAACAGGGGCATTTGGGTACCAGGATAAATTGAATGAGAAGGATCTGGAATGCAGTCAAAGGTTTGATTCAAACATTTTCTGCTCCAACTCAGATTCACCCACAGATTCAATCAGCTCTTCCTCCAACTCAGAAGCAGTTGATGGTGATAATGGGGAACCGATATCAGTAGATGATGTTCATTTCAAGAAGCAGCTGCATCCTCCAGCTATGGTGAGAAAGAAGTCCTACGAGATCAAAGTAAGAAATCTGTCGTACGGCATTGTTATAGACAAGCCAAGTTTTTACATGTTTCATCCCTGCAGAAGCGAAAGGCCAGTTCATCAAATACTTAAGAACATAAGTTGTGATGCGAAGCCAGGGGAGATTTTAGCCATAGTTGGCCCAAGTGGTGCAGGTAAGTCTACTTTGCTTGAGATTCTTGCAGGTAGGATCAGGCTCAGTAGGAAGAAGGGTGACCCACTAGACAGGCGCATTATGGTGAATGATAAACCAGTGAATCCTTCATGGTTTAGAAGGATTTCAGGCTATGTAACACAAGAAGATGCCCTGCTGCCTCTCTTGACTGTGAAAGAAACGCTGATGTTCAGTGCAAGGTTTAGGTTGCCACCTTCATTATCCAAAGAGGAGAAAGAAGCCAAGGTTGAATCTCTGCTATCTGAGCTTGGTCTTGTGCATGTTTCAAATACACGAATTGGTGACGAAAGCATCAGAGGAGTATCAGGGGGCGAGAGGAGGAGAGTTTCTATAGGGGTGGATGTTATACATGACCCTGCAGTCTTACTGCTGGATGAACCCACATCTGGTTTGGACAGTGCAGCAGCTTTGAACGTGGTAGAGATGCTACATGCCATGGCTAAAAACTCCCACAACCGCACCATTATCTTAACAATTCATCAACCTAGCTATAGGATTCTGAGCCTCATTAGCTCCCTCTTGCTCCTCTCCAAGGGCTCTGTAGCCCACCATGGGTCCTTGGAATCCCTGCAGAATTCCCTTATCTCTGGGGGGAGAAAAATACCTGCACAGCTCAATGCCTTGGAATATGCCATGGAAATGATAAGTGAAGGCATAATGTTAGCACAGGATTATGATCATGATGGGGTTGGGTTTGATAAACCAGCAAATACTGCAGAGGATGGAGTCTTAATGGCACTTGATATTGAATCAGTACTATGCATCGAAGACCCTTTTCTGGGTACTTCTCCTCAGGATGATACCTtgtatgttgttgatgatgattgtgcAGGGGACACAGTTAGTTATGCAAATTCAAGGTGCTCTGAAATCTGCACCCTGTCATCCAGGTTCTGTAAAATCATCTACAGAACACAGCAGCTATTCCTTGCCAGAACCCTGCAGGCAGTAGTTGCAGGACTAGGCCTAGGAAGTGTGTATTTAAAGGTTGGTTATAATCAAAGAGGTCTGGATGAACGCTTGGGGTTTTTTGCattcacattaacatttctcttgTCATCAACCACTGAAGCTCTTCCAATTTTCCTCCAGGAACGCCAGATTCTGATGAGAGAGACATCCAGAGGAGCCTACAGAGTCTCCTCATATGTCATCTCTAATACTCTTGTGTTCTTACCATTTCTGCTGATCGTTGCTATACTGTTTGCAGTTCCTGTATATTGGTTGGTGGGTCTCAGTAACACATACAATGCATTCTTATTCTTCTTGTTCACAGTGTGGCTTATTGTTCTCATGGCCAATTCTCTAGTAGTATTTCTCAGTGCCCTTGCACCTGATTTCATCACAGGGAACTCTCTCATATTCACCGTACTGGGAGCTTTCTTTCTCTTCTCGGGATATTTCATATCCAAAGATAACATCCCCAAGTATTGGATTTTCATGCATTATATATCTCTCTACAAGTACCCACTTGATTCCCTTCTCATAAATGAGTACTCTAGCCTATCACAGAAATGCTTCTCATGGTATCCTGAGCTGAACCTATGTGCACTCACAGGCCAGGACATATTGAAACAGAGAGGATTGCAGGAAGGTCGAAAATGGATGAATGTGGAGATCATGGTGGGATTTTTCATATTTTATCGAATCCTTTGTTATGTTATCCTCAAGAGAAGGGCTTCCAAGGCCAAACGCTAA